The sequence GTGGGGCCCCTCTTCCGGGTTGGGAGAGGGGCCTTTGTTTTGTTGGGGCAACGGGGTTGCCCTTGGCGATTGATATCGCCCCTACAAGGTTGGGGTGAGTTTGGCGCGGGGGGTGTTCGCGAGCAGAGCTCGCTCCTACGGTATGCCGTGCAGCGGTAGGGCGGCTATCGGCCAGAAGCGGTTTGCCATTCACGGTCTGCCAGCAGCATAACCCTGTGCTGGGGCCGAGCCTTGAATAACGCCTCCACTGGCTTCAGCCGCGTATGCCAAGCAGGCCCCGATGCGACCGGCATCGGGGCCATTGCGGCGGGGCGGCTAGTTGACCCTGACGATCTTCGGCGGGGTCCAGCTGGCATCGAGAATCGACGGGCTCTGCTCCTTCGGCCAGTACATGCGCATCATGGGCAGGAAATCTCCTTTTGGCGCTGGCAGCCAGTTGGCCTCCTTGTCCTTGCCGGGTGATTCATGCTGGAGGTACAGGGTCAGGGAGCCGTCGGCGTTGTACTTCAGATCGTTGCGGGGACTGACGGTGAATTTGTTCAACGGATTGTCCACGAACCACCAGCCCTGATCGATCTGGTACATGGTGATGGACCAGAAACCATTCACCGGGGGCGTCTGTCCCTTGGGGAAGGTCAGGGTGTAGCGATTGGCGCCATTGAGTGTCTGGCCGCTGCTATCGACGGTGGTATAGGGATAGACGGCATCCTGCTGTACGTTCGCCGGCCAGCCAAAGGCGGCGACCACCGCGCGCTTCATGTATTGCGTGTCGTAGACACCGAGCCCTTTCGTGAAGAGCCAGCCGTTCACCTCGCTGCCAATGGAATGCTGGTTCGCGCCGATTTCCTTCAAGGCAACCGCGGGCAGATCTGCCAACGCCTTCTGCAACCCCGGATCCAGCTTGCCGAGCTCGAACGGCTTGCAAGGCTCGATGCCCAACTTGGCCATACGCGCCAGGATGGGGGCGTCTTCAGCAGCCGGGGGAGCGTCCTTGCACATCAATGAGGCGAGCTTGTTGAAATAGGTCTCGGTGCTCATCCCGAGAATCACGTCCTGGGGCTTGGCGGTCATGCTGAAACCCGGGTTCGGGTCCACCGCGGGGACCTTGGGCGTATAGGCCTTGCCCCAGGCCGACAAGGGCGTGATTTTCAGCTGCGCCTGCAAGGCGTTGACCGCCTTGTAGTCCTGATCGGTGCCATTGGCATAGGTGCGGCCCAGAATGAGCATTTTTGCGGTGGCGGATTTTATCTGGACCATGCCCTCGGGAACCTCGCCCTTCCAGCCCGGCCCCGTGAGCAGGTAGTTGGCCGCCTTGCCACCTGTGGTGCGCGCGCCGGGCGAGTGGAAGTCGGTCATCCACAGGTCGTACATCGGCATCAGGTAAAAGCGGGTGCCCATGTCGGGATGGCTGAACACCTGCGGCTCGCTCAGGTCCACCCAGGCGGCCGAATAGAGCGTGTCGGCATTCGGCGCCGACACGCCACGGTAGTCGGCCGGTGGATAGCGCGGGACGTTGATGAACTGCCCCATGGGGCCATGCAATCCGCTGACCTTGTCTACGTTGGTCATCTGCACCCGGGTGACCTCGGTGGTGATCAGCGAGTAACCGTAGACGTAGGCGTCCTTGGCAATCTGCAGGAGTTCATCCTGGTCAGCGGCCGACACCTGGCTGGTCAGACCCAGGCTGATAGCGGCAGCCAGAACGACTGTTGACGCGAGCTTCATATGCTTCTCCTTGGCTGAGAGATGGCTTATGCGCGATGGCGCCCAGAGCGGGTTGGCTATCGACTATCGCTACAAGCGAGGGGCCGCTGCGGACAGGTTGCCCAATGCGAGTTGCGGTGAGTCGACAGAAACTTGACGTGGCCGGGTTCCTGTCATGACAGGAGATGGGGCTGCTGATGGAAAATTGTCGCGCCCACTCCACTGTAGCTTTCATGGCTGCAACTTGCATTTTCGGACCGGCCGCGCGCATCCCGCCGCGCAACGTCCTGGCCAATAGGAACAACCGGGGCGGGAAAGTGGGAAGCAGAAGCGTCAAAGTAAACGGATGAATGAGCGGCCGGAAGTTGGACCGATCAGGCAGAACCCGCCGCGTCACGACCCCGGCGCCCTCTGGCCGTCTATGATCGATAGGCAGACAAGCACAGGGGGAGCCACGATGCGGCACTTCAGCCTGAATGGCCTACCGTTGGCCTTGACGTTCTGGATAGCTGCCTTGGTTTGGTTTCCTTCTGCGCAGGCGGAGCCTGCAACGGTGCCCAGTGAGCTGCCGGCGCTGGCCGAAGGGGCCGGGCTGGGGCGCATGAGCGAGCAGTTGGACCTGATCCGTCAGAAGGTGGCGGGTGACTCCAATGACGATTTCCTGTTGGCACTGCGCCAGGCGGCGACGCAGGTGCAACGCCTCGCCGATGCCTTCAGCGACCTGCGTAGCGCGGATATCGAACGGGTGGACGACCAACTGAAGGTGCTTGGTCCGGCGCAGGCCGGCGAGGCAGAGAACCTGGCCAGTCAGCGGCAGCAGCTGATGCAGGACAGGGTGTCCCTGCTCGATGAGCGGCGCCAGGCCAACCAGCTGGTGCAGTCGGCCGCCGATTTGTCGGCGCAGATCAGCAATCTTCGCCGCAGCCTGTTCAACTCGCAGATCAGCACCCGTGCGGCCAGCCCTTTGAGTCCCAAGTTCTGGTCGCAACTTGTTCGTCTTTCCGGGGACGATCTCAGCCGCCTGCGTGGCCTCTGGGCGGACGCTTCATCGATGCTGCGCGACGCATTCTCCTCGGAGCGCAGCGGGCTGTTCATCGCCTGCCTGATCGCTTCCGGGCTGCTGTGGGGCGTGGGTCGGTACTTGCTCGAACGCCTTCTGGCCTGGTCGATGATCCGCTGGCTGCCAGAAGGGCGCATGCGTCGGACAGGCTTCGCGCTGGGCGTTGGCGTGATCTCTCTGCTTACCATTGGTGGGGCGGTATCGCTATCGCTCTGGGGATTGGAGAGCAGCGCTCAGCTGCCACCGAGCATTGCTACGCTGGGGAGCCAGTTGATGTCCGTGGTGGTGTTCTGCGCCTGCGTCGCAGGGCTCGGCCGCGCACTGCTGATGACGTCCAGGCCGTCCTGGCGCCTTCCGCCGATCCCGGACCCGGTAGCCAGTGCCCTGGCGTGGTTCCCGCCGCTGTTGGCGCTAACCCTGGTGATCGTGGTCACCCAGGATCGGATCAACAGCGTGATTGCCAGTAGCCTGGCCTTGACCGTGGCGACCTATGGCTTGACCGCGTTCGTCACTGCGCTGCTGTTCGCTGTTGCCTTGTTGCGCTACCGGCATGTGCGTCGACGTTCCGGCCTGGGGCCGCCGCGGGGCATCGCTGGATTGATGGCCTTCCTGGCCAGTGCGTGGGTGGGGTTCATCCTGGCTGCGTTGTTCATTGGATACCTCAGCCTGGCCTACTTCCTGACCGTGAAGCTGCTGTGGATCAGCGTAGTGGCGGCCAGCGCCTATCTGGTTATCGCTTTCTACGGGGATTTGTGTGAAACCCTGTTTTCACCACGTCTTCCCGGCGGCCTGGCGCTGGCCTCCGCCTTCGGGCTCCCACAACGGCACCAGGCACAGGTCAGTACGCTGTTGACCGGTCTAGGGCGCAGCCTGTTGTTGTTCATCGCCGTGATACTTGCCTTGTTGCCGTCCGGGTCCAGGCCCGGAGATTTCCTGGGCGTCAATCATTGGGGAGGATTGGACAAACCGCTCTGGGGGCTGAATATCCTGCCGCAGGACATCCTGCTTGCAGTCGGCTTTCTCTTGGCCGGGCTGCAGGGTATTCGTGTCCTCAAGCGCTGGCTGAGTGACGAACTGCTGCCTGATACCAACCTGGACGCCGGCATGCGGGCCTCGCTGGTAACCCTGGTGGGTTACCTCGGCTTCATCCTGCTGGCGGTGGTGGTCCTGTCGACCTTGCACATCAACCTGACCAGCCTGACCTGGGTGATCAGCGCCTTGTCGGTGGGCATCGGCTTCGGCCTGCAGGCCATCGTGCAGAATTTCATTTCCGGCCTGATCCTGCTCACCGAGCGGCCGGTGAAGGTCGGGGATTGGGTCAGTCTCGACGGGGTCGAGGGCGACATTCGACGCATCAATGTGCGGGCCACCGAAATCCAGATGTCGGACCGCTCCACGGTCATAGTCCCGAACTCGCAATTCATCTCGCTGAAAGTAAGGAACGTGACCATGGACAGCGCCCTGGGAGTGGTCGGTATCCACCTGACCCTCCCGTTGGACACTGACATGCGTCTGGTGCGGGACCTCTTGCTGAAGGTCTATGCCGAACATGCCGCCATCCTCGAGACGCCTGCGCCCTCGGTGAGCCTCAACGACCTCGCCAGCAACGGCATCATCGTGACCGTCAGTGGCTACGTCAGCGGCCCTCGCCTGGTTTCCGGCACTCGCAGCGACCTGCTGTTCACCATCCTTGAGGCGCTGCGGGAACAGAAGATCGCGCTGTCGTCTCCGCAGAGCTTGCGGTTGATCGAGGGTGGCCAGGACGGTGATGGCAATCAAGGAGGGAGCCGTTAGCTGAACGGCTTGCCATTCCGGACCAACCAGACCGACACCAAGCCCATCGCCGGGGCCAAAAAGAGGAAAGGAGAGATCCGCCCCTGAAAGGGGCGGATCGGCCGGTGTGGCTAATCAGGCCTGCGCCATCGCCTTGTGATCGGCGACTACTTTGGCTTCGTCCTGAATGGTCTTCTGCACCGAGGCGCGCTCATCCATGCGGGCCTTGTAGGCCATCAGATGCTTCAGGTGGCCGATCTCGACACCGGAGCGTTCATGCCAGAAGGTGCCCCAAACGTACGCATCAGCCACGGTGAACTGTTCACCGGTGAGCCAGGTGCGTCCGTCCGCCAGGCGGGCATCCAGGGTGGTGTAAGCCTTGACCAGCTTGTCGCGGGTCCAGGCAGTGCCTTCCTCGGTGAGCAGCTTGCGCATCAGCGGGATGTGCTTCTGGGCAATTTCGGTGGCGAGGAAGGTCAGCAACTGATTGAACTTCGCACGCTCAAGGCTCCCTTGCGGGGGCACCAGGCCCGCTTCGGGGAACTGGTCGGCCAGGTAAGACGTGATGACGATGGTCTCGGTGAGGATGTCCTTGTCCGCATTGTCCAGCTGAAGCGCCGGTACGTAGAACAGCGGGTTGATCTGGGCGAAGTCCTCACCGTTCGAGGTGGTCCGGTTCCAGACGTCGAAGTGCACCAGTTCCAGGTCTAGGCCCAGTTCGTTGGCGATGATCTGGACGGCTTCGGAGCAGGTCTGGTCGGCGATAAAGAGTTTCATGTGCGTCACCTTGGAGTGGGGAGTCGGCCTGGGTATCAGGGCCGGTGAGCGCAGTTTCGAAGTTTCTCCTAGCTTGATAAACGCGCCTCCGGGAGACGCTTTGTCGGTTTCAGGGCGACAATCAAGAAGCCGCACAGGATGGTGATTGTCATTTTCGGGGCGACAGTGCGCGGTGGTTGGAGCGGTTTATCTGCCCCTGCTGGCCGCTTAACGTTGCGCGCCCAACTACAAACTCTAGGAAATTTTGGATGCGCGCGTATGGCGGATAAGCTCCCTGAAGTCCTGCGAATTGTGTCCACGGGAGATACAACGATGGAGCAGACTGATGCCTCCTTCCCCGAGATCGCTGCCTTCGTGGCGGTGGCCCAGACGGGGAGTTTCACCCGCGCGGCCGAACACCTGGCCAGCAACAAGTCCAACGTCGGCAAGGCGGTCCAGCGCCTGGAAGCGCGGCTGGGTACGCGCCTGTTGCAACGCACGACCCGTGCGGTGCGCCTCACCGAGGATGGTGAGACGTATCTGGAGGCTGCCCGTGCTGCATTGGACGGCCTGCGCGATGCGGCACAGGCACTGGCGGCGCGGCGAGAAGAGCCCATTGGCCGAGTGCGCCTGGACATGCCCTCGGGCTTCCGACAGCTTTTCCTGCCCACCCTGTCCGAGCTGCGCAAGCGCTACCCCCAGGTCACCCTCGAACTGTCCATGACTGATCGCATGTCCGACGCCGTTGGGGAAGGTTGGGACCTGGTATTGCGAGCAGGTGAGCTGCCTCAGGACAGCGAAATGACGGTGCGCAAGCTCTGCGATATTCGACTGGCCCTGTACGCTGCCCCCGACTACCTGGAGCGCCACGCGGCGATTGCCGCCATTTCCGACCTCATCGACCACGACGCGGTGACCTTCCGCGGCTTCACCGGGCGCCTGCGGCCCTGGTCGCTGATGGAAAACGGCTACATCAAGGAGTTCGCCCCCAACCCGACCTTGGTGCTTTCCGATGGCCAGGCGCTGATCGATTCAGTGGTCGCCGGGTTGGGCATTGCCCAGATATACGACCGCGTCGCCCGGCCCTATGTGGAGAAGGGCCAACTGGTGCCGATCCTGCCCGAGGCCACAGTCCCCGGCCCACCCGTGCATGCCTTGATTCCCGCCGGCCACAGGATGCCGGCCAAGACCCGCGCAGTGCTCGACTACCTCGCCGAGCGCCTGCGCGCCTAGGTGTCTGCCGGGCTCGTACGGCCCGGCCACCTATCCCCTGATCCGCGCCGCCGGATTGTAGAAATAGACGCTACAAAGCGTCGCTTGGTGGCGCGTTTATCCCGCTGCAGGTCGAATTCAGAATTCCTCCCCAGATGGCACCGCCACCCCGGTGCGAGGAGGAATCCCGATGCTGACCAAAGACGCCCTGAGCAGTGGTCTCTATTTGAAGAGCTTCGAGTCGTTCGAAGGCCTCCTGTGGAGCGAGGCACGCATCCTCCAGTCCCTCGACGAGACCCTGTCAGCGCGCACCGGCAACGGCGACATCTGGTTGTTCGCCTACGGTTCGCTGATCTGGAACCCCCTGCTGGATTTCATCGAGCGCGCCGTGGCCACCCTGCATGGCTGGCAGCGCAGTTTCTGCCTGCGGATGGTCGCCGGCCGCGGCACCGAAGCCGCGCCGGGGCGGATGCTGGCGGTCGAGCCCGGCGGCCACACCCAGGGCGTCGCCTACCGCCTCGGTGGTGAGGTTCTGCACCACGACCTGCAATGCGTCTGGCGGCGGGAGATGGTGTTCGGCTCCTACCGGCCCGTCTGGGAGCGCATCACCCTGGCCGACGGCAATCAGACCGAGGCCCTGGTGTTCGTCGCCGATCCGGCCTTCAGCCTCTATGAAGCCGATTCCTCAGTCGTCGCTATCGCTCGACAAATCGCACTGGCCAGCGGCCCCCATGGCAGCAACGCCGAGTACCTGCAGCTGCTGCAGCAGGCCCTGCGCGAACACGGCCTGAGCGATCACTACATCGATGCACTGGCCACGACAGTGGCCTGCCATCTCCGGGATGCCGCACTCGACGCGCCCCCCTGATGTTCCCGTCGACCCGTCCGCCCCCCTTTTCATACCGGTTTCCAGGAGAAGCACCATGTCAGTCCAACCCAAGACCCTCGTATTTGCCATCAGCGCACTTATCGCCCTGGGCGGCGCCGCCGGCCTCGCCATCCATCAGGGCACTGCCTCCATCCCCAGCGCCGAAGCCGCCGTTGAAGCGCCGGCGGTGGAAGTGGATGTGGCTCCGGCCATCGGCCGCACCATCACCGAGTGGCAGAGCTACTCCGGCCGACTGGAGGCCACCGAACACATCCAGCTGCGCCCCCTAGTCGGTGGCACCATCGTCAGCGTCCACCTCAAGGATGGCGGCGTGGTGAAACAGGGTGACTTGCTCTTCACCATCGATCCGCGCCCGTACCAGGCCGCCGTCGAGCGGGCGCGTGCCGAGGTAGCCGCCGCCGAAGCCCGCGCGAGTTATGCCGCCACTGATGCTGACCGGGCACGTCGGCTGATTACCCGCGACGCCATTGCCAAGCGCGAGTTCGACGAACGCGTCAACGCCGGCAAGGAGACCGCCGCGGCCGTCAAGGCGGCCAAGGCGGCGTTGCAGGCAGCCCTGATCGACCTGGACCACACCCGCATCACGGCGCCCGTCAGCGGCCGGGTTTCCCGTGCCGAGCTGACCGTCGGCAATATCGTCGCGGCGGGCGCCAGTGCGCCGCTGCTGGCGACCCTGGTGTCGGTGTCGCCGATCTATGCGTCCTTCGAGGTCGACGAGCAGACCTACCTGCGCTACCTGCGAGGAACGAGCGGCACGAAGGTCCCGGTTGCTCTGGGCCTGGCCGACGAGAGCGGTTATTCCCGCCAGGGCGAACTGGTGTCGGTGGACAACCAGTTGAACACCGGGACCAGCACCCTGCGTGTCCGTGCTCGCTTCGACAATGCCGATGGCGCGCTGCTGCCGGGTCTCTTCGCACGGGTCAAGGTCGAGGGTGGCAAGCCCTCCCAAGCCGTGCTGATCAGCGATGCCGCGGTGGGTACCGACCAGGCGAAGAAGTTCGTCCTGGTGGTGGACCCGCAAAGCCGCGTGCAGTACCGCGAAGTGGTTCTGGGTGGGCTCCATGAGGGGCTGCGCATCGTCACCCAGGGTCTCGAAGCCGGCGAACGCATCGTCGTCAACGGCGTGCAGCGCGTACGGCCCAACGACCTGGTCCAGGTTCATGACACCAGCATGCAGACCAGCCAGCCGCTGGC is a genomic window of Pseudomonas resinovorans NBRC 106553 containing:
- a CDS encoding DUF3772 domain-containing protein, encoding MRHFSLNGLPLALTFWIAALVWFPSAQAEPATVPSELPALAEGAGLGRMSEQLDLIRQKVAGDSNDDFLLALRQAATQVQRLADAFSDLRSADIERVDDQLKVLGPAQAGEAENLASQRQQLMQDRVSLLDERRQANQLVQSAADLSAQISNLRRSLFNSQISTRAASPLSPKFWSQLVRLSGDDLSRLRGLWADASSMLRDAFSSERSGLFIACLIASGLLWGVGRYLLERLLAWSMIRWLPEGRMRRTGFALGVGVISLLTIGGAVSLSLWGLESSAQLPPSIATLGSQLMSVVVFCACVAGLGRALLMTSRPSWRLPPIPDPVASALAWFPPLLALTLVIVVTQDRINSVIASSLALTVATYGLTAFVTALLFAVALLRYRHVRRRSGLGPPRGIAGLMAFLASAWVGFILAALFIGYLSLAYFLTVKLLWISVVAASAYLVIAFYGDLCETLFSPRLPGGLALASAFGLPQRHQAQVSTLLTGLGRSLLLFIAVILALLPSGSRPGDFLGVNHWGGLDKPLWGLNILPQDILLAVGFLLAGLQGIRVLKRWLSDELLPDTNLDAGMRASLVTLVGYLGFILLAVVVLSTLHINLTSLTWVISALSVGIGFGLQAIVQNFISGLILLTERPVKVGDWVSLDGVEGDIRRINVRATEIQMSDRSTVIVPNSQFISLKVRNVTMDSALGVVGIHLTLPLDTDMRLVRDLLLKVYAEHAAILETPAPSVSLNDLASNGIIVTVSGYVSGPRLVSGTRSDLLFTILEALREQKIALSSPQSLRLIEGGQDGDGNQGGSR
- a CDS encoding LysR family transcriptional regulator, which translates into the protein MEQTDASFPEIAAFVAVAQTGSFTRAAEHLASNKSNVGKAVQRLEARLGTRLLQRTTRAVRLTEDGETYLEAARAALDGLRDAAQALAARREEPIGRVRLDMPSGFRQLFLPTLSELRKRYPQVTLELSMTDRMSDAVGEGWDLVLRAGELPQDSEMTVRKLCDIRLALYAAPDYLERHAAIAAISDLIDHDAVTFRGFTGRLRPWSLMENGYIKEFAPNPTLVLSDGQALIDSVVAGLGIAQIYDRVARPYVEKGQLVPILPEATVPGPPVHALIPAGHRMPAKTRAVLDYLAERLRA
- a CDS encoding gamma-glutamylcyclotransferase is translated as MLTKDALSSGLYLKSFESFEGLLWSEARILQSLDETLSARTGNGDIWLFAYGSLIWNPLLDFIERAVATLHGWQRSFCLRMVAGRGTEAAPGRMLAVEPGGHTQGVAYRLGGEVLHHDLQCVWRREMVFGSYRPVWERITLADGNQTEALVFVADPAFSLYEADSSVVAIARQIALASGPHGSNAEYLQLLQQALREHGLSDHYIDALATTVACHLRDAALDAPP
- a CDS encoding efflux RND transporter periplasmic adaptor subunit, producing the protein MSVQPKTLVFAISALIALGGAAGLAIHQGTASIPSAEAAVEAPAVEVDVAPAIGRTITEWQSYSGRLEATEHIQLRPLVGGTIVSVHLKDGGVVKQGDLLFTIDPRPYQAAVERARAEVAAAEARASYAATDADRARRLITRDAIAKREFDERVNAGKETAAAVKAAKAALQAALIDLDHTRITAPVSGRVSRAELTVGNIVAAGASAPLLATLVSVSPIYASFEVDEQTYLRYLRGTSGTKVPVALGLADESGYSRQGELVSVDNQLNTGTSTLRVRARFDNADGALLPGLFARVKVEGGKPSQAVLISDAAVGTDQAKKFVLVVDPQSRVQYREVVLGGLHEGLRIVTQGLEAGERIVVNGVQRVRPNDLVQVHDTSMQTSQPLALAN
- a CDS encoding DUF1254 domain-containing protein, translated to MKLASTVVLAAAISLGLTSQVSAADQDELLQIAKDAYVYGYSLITTEVTRVQMTNVDKVSGLHGPMGQFINVPRYPPADYRGVSAPNADTLYSAAWVDLSEPQVFSHPDMGTRFYLMPMYDLWMTDFHSPGARTTGGKAANYLLTGPGWKGEVPEGMVQIKSATAKMLILGRTYANGTDQDYKAVNALQAQLKITPLSAWGKAYTPKVPAVDPNPGFSMTAKPQDVILGMSTETYFNKLASLMCKDAPPAAEDAPILARMAKLGIEPCKPFELGKLDPGLQKALADLPAVALKEIGANQHSIGSEVNGWLFTKGLGVYDTQYMKRAVVAAFGWPANVQQDAVYPYTTVDSSGQTLNGANRYTLTFPKGQTPPVNGFWSITMYQIDQGWWFVDNPLNKFTVSPRNDLKYNADGSLTLYLQHESPGKDKEANWLPAPKGDFLPMMRMYWPKEQSPSILDASWTPPKIVRVN
- a CDS encoding glutathione S-transferase C-terminal domain-containing protein translates to MKLFIADQTCSEAVQIIANELGLDLELVHFDVWNRTTSNGEDFAQINPLFYVPALQLDNADKDILTETIVITSYLADQFPEAGLVPPQGSLERAKFNQLLTFLATEIAQKHIPLMRKLLTEEGTAWTRDKLVKAYTTLDARLADGRTWLTGEQFTVADAYVWGTFWHERSGVEIGHLKHLMAYKARMDERASVQKTIQDEAKVVADHKAMAQA